A region of Saccharomyces mikatae IFO 1815 strain IFO1815 genome assembly, chromosome: 12 DNA encodes the following proteins:
- the LEU3 gene encoding leucine-responsive transcriptional regulator LEU3 (similar to Saccharomyces cerevisiae LEU3 (YLR451W); ancestral locus Anc_7.512): MEGRSNSVATSQSGSEMSHSETRNRAGINARKRKFACVECRQQKSKCDAHERAPEPCTKCAKKNVPCILKRDFRRTYKRARNEAIEKRFKELTRTLTNLTSDEILKKIEEEQEIVLDNSNFTKEKVKQLRKSAFESTDMEPRLYRTLRGEPIAYNANRKHTDSSPLALLSSSTNFDPAQSMNVMTEEQLKCLPKSLGDVYLSSSDIAELFQEFATKYHQFLPVVDLSKGAERIYHLSPCLFWVILLIGLRRKFGATDLMTRLSVLVKSVLSEITISPIIRYTPSDKDEPVLNVASVYSVQAFLLYTFWPPLTSSLSADTSWNTIGTAMFQALRVGLNCAGFSKEYASANSELVNEQIRTWICCNIVSQTVASSFGFPAYVSFDYLVISSIRTPDTKSQVDIPNELRQMAQIARFENQIVNTMNSTPASVTGMVSQEEKQPLLHVLNQQLSQLEISLEENNLDDIRKFLLLVAKVHLLTYYFTDITSQNVGKSNRNIYEGSYSVMELDSNFETKRGLVKVYNAAVNFLTHANSMWEHDPTIIKYFPGLFVLNVWQSACIISKLIHSSLHSMLDVNSGKKAYNNAISLTFNASVLKYDMAYRSSGIMRSIWSLFANMYDAWKNDQKEEVSKMENDFNLGITIKSRMSVNVFFDCLYILKEKCGMAKLERETKVSTAYNVDEEEEEEEDEEEEEEEEDEEEITGNVSESVDNQQLRTRKFTNVKHPEKKARRIIETIPLDPNPINAGSTSSGSSLTTPNSQVANTISYRGILTKMSPREQLNNANLDSNAFSDLKEDGVINKHLPIETDAGHLVSQPPPITQMHENAQPATKNNHSLLETYPMVQQNPVSTTIKESPNSIMASWDNWESDMVWRDVDILMNEFAFNPKV; the protein is encoded by the coding sequence ATGGAAGGAAGATCGAATTCTGTAGCGACTTCACAATCAGGAAGTGAAATGAGTCACAGTGAAACTAGGAACAGAGCAGGGATCAATGCtagaaaaaggaaatttgCCTGCGTAGAATGTCGGCAGCAGAAGTCAAAATGTGATGCCCACGAAAGAGCACCTGAACCATGCACTAAATGTGCCAAAAAGAATGTCCCATGCATTTTAAAGCGAGATTTTAGAAGAACTTATAAAAGAGCAAGAAACGaagctattgaaaaaagatttAAGGAGTTGACAAGAACTTTGACAAATTTAACATCAGACgagattttgaagaaaattgaagaagaacaagagaTCGTTTTAGATAATAGTAATTttacaaaggaaaaagtaaaacaaCTCAGAAAAAGTGCATTTGAGTCAACAGATATGGAACCAAGGTTATACAGAACACTTCGGGGAGAACCTATTGCATATAATGCCAACAGAAAGCACACGGATTCTTCACCTTTAGCACTCTTAAGCTCATCGACAAACTTCGACCCTGCGCAATCGATGAACGTCATGACAGAGGAGCAACTTAAATGCTTACCTAAGAGTCTGGGTGATGTATACTTATCAAGCAGCGATATTGCTGAAttatttcaagaatttgCGACGAAGTATCATCAGTTTTTGCCAGTCGTTGACCTTTCAAAGGGAGCTGAGCGAATCTATCACTTATCTCCATGTTTATTCTGGGTTATCCTGCTCATTGGTCTAAGGCGAAAATTTGGAGCTACGGATTTGATGACTAGATTATCTGTGTTGGTAAAGTCCGTTTTATCGGAAATTACCATATCACCAATAATTCGATATACTCCATCAGACAAAGATGAACCCGTTTTGAACGTAGCATCTGTATACTCGGTACAAGCTTTTCTACTATACACCTTCTGGCCTCCTTTAACGTCCTCGTTAAGTGCCGATACTTCGTGGAATACCATAGGAACAGCCATGTTCCAAGCACTTCGGGTAGGACTGAATTGCGCaggtttttcaaaagagtaTGCTTCGGCAAATTCAGAATTAGTTAACGAGCAGATACGAACCTGGATTTGCTGCAATATTGTATCTCAAACAGTAGCATCATCATTCGGGTTTCCAGCTTATGTTTCCTTTGATTATTTAGTAATAAGCTCTATCAGAACACCTGATACAAAAAGTCAAGTTGATATACCCAATGAACTGAGGCAAATGGCTCAAATTGcaagatttgaaaaccAAATCGTAAATACAATGAACTCTACGCCGGCAAGCGTGACGGGTATGGTAAGCcaggaagaaaaacagCCATTGTTGCACGTCCTTAATCAACAGCTAAGCCAATTAGAGATTAGTCTTGAAGAGAATAATCTAGATGATATacgaaaatttttgttgcTTGTGGCAAAAGTTCACTTATTAACCTATTATTTCACTGATATTACGTCTCAGAATGTTGGAAAGTCAAATCGAAATATTTATGAGGGATCTTATTCTGTTATGGAGCTAGATTCAAATTTCGAGACAAAGCGTGGATTGGTGAAAGTTTATAATGCGGCAGTAAATTTTCTCACACATGCCAATAGCATGTGGGAACATGACCCTACCATCATTAAGTACTTCCCAGGCCTGTTTGTCTTGAATGTATGGCAGTCTGCCTGTATTATTAGCAAACTCATACATTCATCACTTCATTCAATGCTAGATGTGAACTCGGGTAAAAAAGCTTATAATAATGCAATTTCATTAACGTTCAATGCCTCTGTTTTGAAATATGATATGGCATATAGGTCATCCGGAATAATGCGAAGCATATGGAGTTTATTTGCAAATATGTATGATGCATGGAAAAACGATCAAAAGGAAGAGGTAAGCAAAATGGAAAATGACTTTAATTTGGGGATCACCATAAAATCTAGGATGTCGGTGAAcgttttctttgattgtTTGTATATTCTGAAGGAGAAATGTGGTATGGCGAAATtagaaagagaaacaaaGGTTTCTACAGCGTATAACGTTGacgaggaagaagaagaggaagaagatgaagaagaagaagaagaagaagaggatgaggaagaaataACCGGAAACGTTTCTGAAAGTGTGGATAATCAGCAACTAAGGACAAGAAAATTTACCAACGTAAAGCACccagaaaagaaagcaagaAGAATAATTGAAACCATTCCGCTAGATCcaaatccaataaatgcAGGCTCTACTAGCAGTGGAAGCTCATTGACAACCCCAAATAGTCAAGTCGCAAACACTATATCATATAGGGGAATTCTTACTAAGATGTCCCCCAGAGAGCAGCTAAATAACGCAAATTTAGATTCCAATGCCTTCTCTGATCTTAAAGAGGATGGCGTTATCAATAAACATTTGCCAATAGAAACGGATGCTGGACATCTGGTAAGTCAACCACCTCCAATAACACAAATGCATGAGAACGCACAGCCAGCAACAAAGAACAACCATTCTCTATTAGAAACGTATCCTATGGTCCAACAAAACCCTGTTTCAACGACAATCAAAGAATCACCTAATTCTATCATGGCAAGTTGGGATAACTGGGAATCTGATATGGTTTGGAGGGATGTTGATATTCTAATGAATGAGTTCGCGTTCAATCCCAAGGTTTGA
- the RPL6B gene encoding 60S ribosomal protein eL6 (similar to Saccharomyces cerevisiae RPL6B (YLR448W) and RPL6A (YML073C); ancestral locus Anc_4.341), with product MTAQQAPKWYPSEDVAAPKKTRKAVRPQKLRASLVPGTVLILLAGRFRGKRVVYLKHLEDNTLLVTGPFKVNGVPLRRVNARYVIATSTKVSVEGVNVEKFNVEYFAKEKLTKKEKKEANLFPEQQNKEIKTERVEDQKVVDKTLLAEIKKTPLLKQYLSASFSLKNGDKPHLLKF from the exons ATGACTGCCCAACAA GCCCCAAAGTGGTATCCTTCCGAAGACGTTGCTGCCCCAAAGAAAACCAGAAAGGCTGTTCGCCCACAAAAGTTGCGTGCCTCTCTAGTTCCAGGGACCGTTTTGATCTTGCTAGCCGGCCGTTTCAGAGGTAAGAGAGTTGTTTACTTGAAGCATCTAGAAGACAACACTCTATTAGTTACTGGTCCATTCAAGGTCAATGGTGTTCCACTAAGAAGAGTCAACGCTCGTTACGTCATTGCTACCTCCACCAAAGTCTCTGTTGAAGGCGTCAacgttgaaaaatttaacgTTGAATACTTCGCCAAGGAAAAATTGaccaagaaggaaaagaaggaagcTAACTTGTTCCCAGAACAACAAAACAAGGAAATCAAGACCGAACGTGTTGAAGATCAAAAGGTTGTTGACAAGACTTTGTTGGCTGAAATCAAGAAGACCCCATTATTGAAGCAATATTTGTCTGcctctttctctttgaaGAACGGTGACAAGCCACatttattgaaattctAA
- the FPR4 gene encoding peptidylprolyl isomerase FPR4 (similar to Saccharomyces cerevisiae FPR4 (YLR449W) and FPR3 (YML074C); ancestral locus Anc_4.342) — protein sequence MSDMLPLATYSLNVEPYSPTPALNFEMPVTIRITMAAIDPEPFDDDKKPSTLRIIKRNPEHGDCCNHDNDDGHEENEEDSEEEVEAPKKSVKSKKGKGSEESESEDSEDENEMDDEFEECVLLTLSPKGQFQQALDITIAPEEDVQFVVTGSYTISLTGNYVKHPFDTPLEDNSSDSDSDEDEDDYGEESSDGEEEEDEEELSSGDDDLDDLVDASDIDSRLDELVKKDEKKKTNKKESKREREEDAEDAVQPAEVKQTAKKVKKTESGKESEEDKSKPKPKTKLLEGGIIIEDRLTGKGPHAKKGARVGMRYVGKLKNGKVFDKNTKGKPFVFKLGQGEVIKGWDIGVAGMAVGGERRIIIPAPYAYGKQALPGIPANSELTFDVKLVSMK from the coding sequence ATGTCTGATATGCTCCCATTGGCTACGTACAGCCTGAATGTTGAGCCATACTCTCCAACCCCAGCTCTTAACTTCGAAATGCCGGTTACTATTAGAATCACAATGGCGGCCATTGACCCTGAGCCATTTGACGATGACAAGAAGCCATCCACTTTAAGaataatcaaaagaaacccTGAACATGGTGATTGTTGCAATCATGATAACGATGACGGccatgaagaaaatgaagaagacagCGAGGAAGAAGTAGAGGCACCCAAAAAGAGTgtcaaatcaaaaaaaggcaaaGGTTCTGAGGAAAGTGAATCAGAAGATTCTgaggatgaaaatgaaatggacgatgaatttgaagaatgcgTACTTTTAACTTTATCTCCAAAGGGTCAATTTCAACAAGCTTTGGATATTACCATTGCACCAGAAGAAGACGTCCAATTCGTCGTTACCGGTTCATACACCATTTCTTTAACTGGTAACTATGTCAAACATCCATTTGACACACCCCTAGAGGACAATTCTTCAGATTCAGATTcagatgaagacgaagatgacTACGGTGAAGAATCTTCCGatggagaagaagaagaggacgaagaagaattaaGTTCCGGTGATGATGATCTTGATGATCTTGTGGATGCTAGTGACATTGATAGTCGTCTTGATGAACTAGTCAAAAAggatgaaaagaagaaaaccaaCAAAAAGGAGAGCAAGAGGGAACGTGAAGAGGATGCGGAGGATGCTGTTCAACCTGCTGAGGTGAAGCAAACAGCcaaaaaagtcaaaaaaaCAGAGTCAGGTAAAGAATCAGAAGAAGACAAATCAAAGCCAAAACCAAAGACAAAGCTTCTTGAAGGGGGGATCATCATTGAAGATCGTCTCACAGGGAAGGGCCCACATGCCAAGAAGGGTGCCAGAGTTGGGATGAGATATGTCGGTAAGTTGAAGAATggaaaagtttttgataaaaatacaaaggGTAAACCTTTTGTCTTTAAGTTAGGTCAAGGCGAGGTCATTAAAGGATGGGATATTGGTGTTGCTGGTATGGCTGTCGGTGGTGAACGTAGAATTATCATTCCCGCCCCATACGCCTACGGCAAGCAAGCTTTACCTGGAATTCCAGCCAATTCTGAATTGACATTTGATGTTAAATTAGTCTCTATGAAATAA
- the HMG2 gene encoding hydroxymethylglutaryl-CoA reductase (NADPH) HMG2 (similar to Saccharomyces cerevisiae HMG2 (YLR450W) and HMG1 (YML075C); ancestral locus Anc_4.343): MSLPLKTIIHLVKPFACTARFSARYPIHVIVVAVLLSAAAYLSVTQSYLNEWKLDSSQYSTYLSIKPDELFEKCTHYYRSPVSDTWKLLSSKEAADIYTPFHYYLSTINFQSKDNSTTLPSLDDVIYSVDYTRYLLSEEPKIPTELVSENGTKWRLRNNSNFILDLHNIYRNFVKQFSNKTSEFDQFDLFIILAAYLTLFYTLCCLFNDMRKIGSKFWLSFSVLSNSACALYLSLYTTHSLLKKPASLLSLIIGLPFIVVIIGFKHKVRLAAFSLQKFHRTSIDKKITVSNIIYEAIFQEGAYLIRDYLFYISSFIGCAIYARHLPGLVNFCILSTFMLIFDLVLSATFYSAILSMKLEINIIHRSTLIRQTLEEDGVIPTTADIIYKDETASEPNFLRSNVAILLGKASVIGLLLLINLYVFTDKLNATILNTVYFDSTIYSLPNFINHKDIGNLSNQVIISVLPKQYYTPLKKYHQIEDSVLVVIDSVSNAIRDQFISKLLFFAFAVSISINIYLLNAAKIHTGYMNLQQQPKKIEDLVVQNPATFEFSEIQSVPASSELEISMTANDISVSQEIQNNECFYALSSQDEPIRPLSNLVELMEKEQLKNLNNTEVSNLVVNGKLPLYSLEKKLEDTTRAVLVRRKALSVLAESPILVSEKLPFRNYDYDRVFGACCENVIGYMPVPVGVIGPLIIDGTSYHIPMATTEGCLVASAMRGCKAINAGGGATTVLTKDGMTRGPVVRFPTLIRSGACKIWLDSEEGQNTIKKAFNSTSRFARLQHIQTCLAGDLLFMRFRTTTGDAMGMNMISKGVEYSLKQMVEEYGWEDMEVVSVSGNYCTDKKPAAINWIEGRGKSVVAEATIPGDVVKNVLKSDVAALVELNISKNLVGSAMAGSVGGFNAHAANLVTALFMALGQDPAQNVESSNCITLMKEVDGDLRISVSMPSIEVGTIGGGTVLEPQGAMLDLLGVRGPHPTEPGANARQLARIIACAVLAGELSLCSALAAGHLVQSHMAHNRKTNKTSEQPLPSDKGPSL; this comes from the coding sequence ATGTCGCTTCCATTAAAAACCATAATACATTTGGTAAAACCTTTTGCTTGCACAGCTAGGTTTAGTGCGAGGTATCCAATTCATGTTATTGTCGTTGCTGTTTTATTAAGTGCCGCTGCATACTTATCTGTAACGCAATCTTATCTTAATGAATGGAAACTGGACTCCAGCCAGTACTCCACGTATTTAAGCATCAAGCCAGACGAGCTTTTCGAAAAATGTACGCATTACTACAGATCTCCCGTGTCCGATACATGGAAACTTCTCAGCTCTAAAGAAGCCGCCGATATTTATACcccttttcattattatttatccACTATAAATTTTCAAAGCAAGGACAATTCGACAACATTACCTTCCCTTGATGATGTTATTTATAGTGTAGATTATACCCGATATTTATTGAGTGAGGAGCCAAAGATACCAACTGAACTGGTGTCTGAGAACGGAACGAAATGGAGGTTGAGGAACAACAGCAATTTTATCCTGGATCTGCATAATATCTACAGAAATTTTGTCAAGCAGTTCTCCAATAAAACCAGCGAATTTGATCAGTTTGATCTGTTTATTATCTTAGCTGCCTACCTTACCCTTTTTTATACCCTCTGTTGTCTGTTTAATGATATGAGAAAAATCGGGTCGAAATTTTGGCTAAGCTTTTCTGTTCTTTCAAACTCTGCATGTGCACTATATTTATCACTGTACACCACCCATagtttgttgaaaaaaccGGCTTCTTTATTAAGTTTGATTATTGGATTACCATTTATCGTGGTAATTATTGGGTTTAAGCATAAAGTTCGGCTCGCGGCTTTCTCACTACAAAAGTTCCACAGAACTAGTATTgacaagaaaataacagtAAGCAACATTATTTATGAGGCTATTTTCCAAGAAGGTGCCTATTTGATTCGTGATTACTTATTCTATATTAGTTCCTTTATTGGCTGTGCTATTTATGCAAGACACCTTCCCGGATTGGTCAATTTCTGCATTTTGTCTACTTTTATGCTAATTTTCGACTTGGTTTTGTCTGCTACTTTCTATTCAGCCATACTGTCCATGAAATTAGAAATAAACATTATCCACAGATCCACTCTGATTAGACAAACCTTGGAAGAAGACGGTGTTATTCCAACGACAGCcgatattatatataaGGACGAAACAGCCTCAGAGCCAAATTTCTTAAGATCCAATGTGGCCATACTTTTAGGGAAAGCTTCCGTCATTGGTCTTCTACTTTTGATCAACCTTTATGTGTTTACAGATAAGTTGAATGCCACAATACTGAACACAGTATATTTTGACTCCACAATTTATTCTTTGCCAAACTTTATCAATCATAAGGATATTGGTAATCTCAGTAATCAGGTGATCATTTCTGTTTTGCCGAAACAGTATTATACCCCGCTGAAAAAATACCACCAGATTGAGGATTCCGTCTTAGTTGTAATTGATTCCGTTAGTAATGCTATTCGGGATCAATTTATCAGCAAGTTACTCTTTTTTGCATTCGCAGTCAGTATTTCCATTAATATTTATTTGCTAAATGCTGCAAAAATTCATACTGGATACATGAACCTTCAACAACAGCCCAAAAAGATCGAAGACCTTGTTGTGCAAAACCCAGCGACATTTGAATTCTCAGAAATCCAAAGTGTACCAGCATCTTCTGAACTAGAAATTTCAATGACTGCGAATGACATATCGGTCTCACAAGAAATTCAGAATAATGAATGCTTCTACGCTTTAAGTTCCCAGGATGAGCCTATCCGTCCTTTATCGAATTTAGTGGAACTTatggaaaaagaacaattaAAGAACTTAAACAATACAGAAGTCTCGAATCTTGTAGTAAACGGTAAACTGCCATTATACTCtctcgaaaaaaaattagagGATACTACACGTGCGGTTTTGGTTAGGAGAAAAGCGCTTTCTGTCTTGGCTGAATCACCAATTTTAGTTTCCGAAAAATTACCATTCAGAAATTACGATTATGATCGCGTATTTGGTGCCTGTTGTGAAAACGTTATTGGGTACATGCCTGTGCCAGTCGGTGTAATTGGACCGTTAATTATTGATGGAACATCTTACCACATTCCTATGGCTACTACCGAAGGCTGTTTAGTTGCGTCGGCTATGCGTGGTTGTAAAGCTATCAATGCTGGTGGTGGTGCAACAACAGTTTTGACCAAGGATGGTATGACTAGAGGTCCAGTTGTTCGTTTCCCTACTTTGATACGATCGGGGGCATGCAAAATATGGTTAGACTCAGAGGAGGGACAAAACACAATTAAGAAAGCTTTCAATTCTACATCAAGGTTTGCACGTTTACAACATATTCAAACTTGTTTAGCGGGTGATTTACTTTTCATGAGATTTAGAACAACCACTGGTGATGCAATGGGTATGAACATGATATCCAAAGGTGTCGAGTACTCATTAAAACAAATGGTTGAAGAGTATGGTTGGGAGGATATGGAAGTTGTATCTGTATCTGGTAATTATTGTACCGATAAAAAACCAGCCGCCATTAACTGGATTGAAGGTCGTGGTAAAAGTGTCGTTGCTGAAGCTACTATTCCTGGCGATGTAGTTAAAAACGTTTTAAAGAGCGATGTTGCTGCATTAGTTGAACTAAACATTTCCAAGAACTTGGTTGGATCTGCAATGGCTGGATCTGTTGGTGGTTTCAATGCACATGCAGCTAATCTGGTCACCGCGCTTTTCATGGCGTTAGGTCAAGATCCGGCACAGAACGTAGAAAGTTCTAATTGTATAACTCTGATGAAAGAAGTTGACGGAGATTTAAGAATTTCCGTCTCTATGCCATCTATTGAAGTAGGTACGATTGGTGGGGGGACTGTTTTGGAGCCTCAAGGTGCCATGCTTGATCTTCTTGGGGTTCGTGGTCCTCATCCTACTGAACCTGGAGCAAATGCTAGACAGCTAGCTAGAATAATTGCATGTGCTGTCTTAGCAGGCGAATTGTCTTTGTGCTCCGCACTTGCTGCTGGTCACCTGGTACAAAGCCACATGGCTCACAATCgtaaaacaaataaaacCAGTGAACAGCCACTACCAAGTGACAAAGGTCCTTCCCTATAA
- the VMA6 gene encoding H(+)-transporting V0 sector ATPase subunit d (similar to Saccharomyces cerevisiae VMA6 (YLR447C); ancestral locus Anc_4.338) → MEGVYFNIDNGFIEGVVRGYRNGLLSNNQYINLTQCDTLEDLKLQLSSTDYGNFLSSVSSESLTTSLIQEYASSKLYHEFNYIRDQSSGSTKKFMDYITYGYMIDNVALMITGTIHDRDKGEILQRCHPLGWFDTLPTLSVATDLESLYETVLVDTPLAPYFKNCFDTAEELDDMNIEIIRNKLYKAYLEDFYNFVTEEIPEPAKECMQTLLGFEADRRSINIALNSLQSSDIDPDLKSDLLPSIGKLYPLATFHLAQAQDFEGVRAALANVYEYRGFLETGNLEDHFYQLEMELCRDAFTQQFAISTVWAWMKSKEQEVRNITWIAECIAQNQRERINNYISVY, encoded by the coding sequence ATGGAAGGAGTATATTTTAATATTGACAATGGGTTTATTGAAGGTGTAGTAAGAGGCTACAGAAATGGATTGTTATCTAATAACCAATATATCAACTTAACACAATGTGATACATTGGAAGATTTAAAATTACAACTATCATCGACTGATTATggtaattttctttcctctGTCTCTTCGGAATCTTTGACCACGTCTTTGATTCAAGAATATGCTTCTAGCAAATTGTACCATGAGTTCAACTATATAAGAGACCAATCTAGTGGATCCACGAAAAAGTTCATGGACTATATTACTTATGGTTACATGATCGACAATGTAGCATTGATGATTACGGGTACTATTCATGACCGTGATAAGGGTGAAATTTTACAACGTTGTCATCCACTAGGGTGGTTTGATACTTTGCCTACATTGAGTGTCGCTACTGATCTTGAATCTCTATACGAGACCGTATTAGTGGATACCCCATTGGCACCGTATTTCAAGAACTGTTTTGATACTGCAGAGGAATTAGACGACATGAACATCGAAATTATCAGAAATAAGTTGTACAAGGCCTATTTGGAAGACTTCTACAATTTCGTTACTGAAGAGATTCCAGAGCCAGCCAAGGAATGTATGCAAACGTTACTAGGATTTGAAGCTGATAGAAGAAGTATCAATATTGCACTCAACTCCTTGCAAAGTTCAGATATTGACCCCGATTTGAAGAGTGACCTGTTGCCTAGCATTGGTAAGTTATACCCTCTTGCAACATTCCATTTGGCCCAAGCGCAAGATTTTGAAGGAGTTAGAGCCGCCTTAGCAAACGTCTATGAATATAGAGGATTTTTGGAGACTGGTAACTTGGAAGATCATTTTTACCAATTAGAAATGGAGTTGTGTAGAGACGCTTTCACGCAACAATTTGCCATCAGTACTGTTTGGGCCTGGATGAAATCCAAAGAACAGGAAGTTAGGAATATTACCTGGATAGCTGAATGTATTGctcaaaatcaaagagaaagaataaacaaTTATATTTCTGTTTATTAA